From Malaya genurostris strain Urasoe2022 chromosome 2, Malgen_1.1, whole genome shotgun sequence:
gattgaaaatgttgtatacaatatagatagcaatataacagcttctgtcaaattttcggcaatcaccaacactgatctcCCAATCTCCCAGTAAACTATACAGTCCTTGGAACACGTGAATTAATACGAACTGAAAACTTTACATTAACTATTGTTTTAGGATCGAGTGTCCCAATGGAATGccttttattctatttattattcttACTTGCTCTGTATTTTTGACAGAAATAGaattaaagaaaattattttgcactTCTATTGATTTTAACGTTTGTTTTCTGTGGATCAAAAGCAATGAAATCTTACTGTTTTGGAAGTAACTTCAGAAAACTGGTactaaaattttgcatttgcattTTAGTTACCGTATTACTCAAGTTACCAAAGACTCATTCCCTTCGAAATTTCTCTTATTTTAGTCGTTTCACTCCAAGTTTACCGGAGTACATAATTCCAAATCAAACCTCTAAACACATGCTTCGTTTTTAGATTCCTGCCGGAGAAAAATAATGTTCGGCCTGCTATGATCGGTGAGGAAACCCAGCTGGACTCCGCTCTCTGTCCAACGCCGCACTATAACTCCTCCATTTTGTATGACCTGTGCCTTTTGAAGAATCAGGAATTTCTCGAAAGCGTACTACAATCGGATCATGTTCGTCAAGCGATCATTCTGCTGAAGATATGGCTTCACCAGCGACAGTTCGACGAGGGTTTCTATGGTTTCGACGGAGCCATTGCGACTTTCTTCGTCGTTCATTTGATGCAAGCTCGCAAAATATTCAAAACGATGAGCAGTTACCAAATAATTCGATTGTTTTGGAATCAATTGGCCAACAGTCATTGGGACACTGCTGGAATCTTTTTGGAAGCGAATGGAACCACCGACTTGACGATGTATCACAAGTTCTACGAAGTGGTATTCGTAGATAGCTCGGGAATATTGAACATCTGTGCAAATATGTCCGCAGATTTGTACCGGCGAGTGAAGGAAGAAGCGGCGGTTGCCATTCAACTTTtggataataccaaaataaacagCTTTATCCCGTTGTTTCTTAACAAGTATCCCGTTTACACTCAATACGAtcatattctcaacattgaaaaGCCAGATTTAATTCGATCTGTGGTAGACACATTCGGATCCGATAGCGACAAGCTGAACTACTTTAACAATCCGTATGCACACTTTAGGATGATGGTTGTCCAATTGCTTCGAAGAGGTCTTGGACAACGAGTCAAATTCTTGGTGCCCATACAGGTACGGGCTACGAACGAGCTGAACCTAACGATTGGGTTTCTTTTGAATGCACAGGAAGCATTTTCGGTTGTTGATAAAGGGCCGGAAGCGATTGAGAAAGCAGCCTCGGATGATTATCGAAATTTTTGGCGTGGAAAATCTGAACTTCGTCGGTTCAAAGATGGATCCATCACGGAATCATGCATCTGGGGAGCGAGCACAGATTCTATTGGACAGAAGCGTCTAATCTGTCGCAAGATTGCACTGTATCTTCTAAATGCCCACTATGACATTACTGAATCGAAGTTAAATTATTTAACTCATCAGTTCGAAGTTTCGGTTAAACCGGACGACAGCGACCAGCATGAAACCGTCGAGGAACGCTCGTTGGCTTGCATTCGGACGTTCGACAACTTAAGTCGCATCATGAAAACGTTGGATGATCTTCCGCTGACTATCAACGCTTTGATAGGAACCGATCCGGTGTTTCGTTATGCGGAACCTGATCCACCGAGAGCGACAGCCAAATGTTTGCTCGTTGACGGCCAACTGGTGTTTCTAGCTTCACATGTGGTTAACGCTACGATACAGCTGGAGGCAAGCGGCAAATGGCCAGAACAGCTCGAAGCTATTCGAAGGCTGAAAGCTGCTTTCTATTTGAAATTTGCGGAGTCTATTCGGGTGTATGCCGGTACCTCAGCTGAACTGGTTCCTCAAGCGTACTCTGATTATTTGGATGTAATGTATGGTAAGTTTAATATTCAAACTTAAAGGCTGGTGTTTGTAGTAGTAAATATATTATTCTCTGCAGAAAAATATCTTTTCCGTTTCCGCATTATTCATCAACGGGAAATCACCCTTCTGCGGGAGTACCTGTCGGATAATCGAATAACGAAACTGTATCACGACACAGATCAAAGCATACAACTTGAAATGCAGGCAACGATCCTACCGAAGCTAACCAGCATTCTGCACGGTTTGCATCAGCAGCACTTCTCGTTTGGATCCGTTGCTGCCATGGCCAAACGGTGGCTCTATGCTCAGCTGATCGATCCGTTCCTGTGGCCCGATGAATGTACCGAACTACTCGTGGCTTCGATGTATACGAAGCAAAGTCCGACACTGCAACCGCAGGCGGGTTTCATGCGATTTTTGGAATACCTGGCCAATACCGACTGGAGCAAGGAGTTAGTCGTACTGAATTTCAATGAGGaaattccggaggaaaaagttgAGGAACTGGAAAAACAGTTTGTCGACTGTAGGAGCAGTTTTCCGCCGTTGGCCATTGTGACATCGTGTGATGCGGACAGGTTTGGTTTGTTCAGTAGAAGAGCACCCAGCCAGGAGGTGCTCAACAGAGTTGTATTGCTGGCAAAGCATGCAGTTTCGTTGATTGAGCATAACCTCAGCGTCGTTCGAAACCGAGTGCATGTAAGTAACACCATTAGAAATAAGAAGAAAGTTACTTTCAAGCAATAGGCTGTTTCAGGTATTTTACAAACCATCCTTCGATGGATACGATTTGATCATTCATTTGGATGCTAGCATTGTCCCGGCCATAGGTATAACAAATATAGACAATTTTTCGCACGGCAAGAAAGAATATCTGGTGGTGGAAGAACCCAAGGATCCGGCTGCTGGCTTCAATCCAGTGCAATTCTACTTGACCGAGCTGCGGGAGGCATATCGAAAGtatgcggttttcttttacGACCATTGTGGAGGAGATCGGATCGCAGTTCTGTGGAGACCAGACGCACTGGAAGAGAAACCGTTCACGGTAAGTTGATATCACTTTGATGATTTAGTGAGAAGAGACAGAATATGGTAAACAACATTCAAGGTTTGTACCAAAAGCACATatttcatttcgttttcttcacgtttcatcttcggctcatcaatgtttaaagcagttcaaattgaattcccATACAGAAAAAACCCTCGATATTCGATTCGTCAAACTCATATCTTATTTACAGCAAATAACCGACTATTATTAGCGATCACAGGTTCGCTTGGAACAGGCCTCCGTGTCCGACTGGTGCTTGAGTCGTCGTCACTTCGGTTTCATTGTTCTCgtaatgaaataaaattataagtaaataaataatgaGTCCGCGCCGCCACGGGTTTTTCATCTTAGTTGAAGGATTGCTGATCTGCATGAAGGGTTTAATTTGATCGGTTGTTTTTTATctttctaaaattttcagtacAGTTACCTGCTTCTTTACGATACACCTGCTCTTACGATACCAAGCTTCGATTTTGTTAGTTGTGCGAGGTATTCCAGAGAGAATATTCTCATAAATCGACAATAATTTGGGAAGAAACAGGGGTGTGgaatatttcaacaaaaaagacGAGGCCGTACAAGAAGATGCATCTCTTCGACATATTTGAAAAGCTGCTTCAATCCATTTGGAAGCTGAATGTTccaaatttttacaaaaatgtgTCATTTTTAGCTCCGAATTCAGTTGCTAAATTCAGGTACGGAATCCaggtcaagaattcagttcattaaTTTAAAATTCTGGCACTGAACAAATTTCCAAGtttaattctaaaactgaatact
This genomic window contains:
- the LOC131427190 gene encoding nucleolar protein 6, translating into MKKLISKKRKASLPVNTEGTDNDSMIENESNDSLEENGRFSQEAPGSDSGHESMGGRFVKAPLRKNGSEKSKKHKLSDPEERQLKNKALKELYKPPTVEEINRLKETNNFYHSNLFRLQVEEILLEVKVKTKVLNFVQSWLNDFRKFLRTLKDAENERGLLDVTYEAVAFPLPFPSNSANVLSKETFKFVQQRIVHQIGSTQMETCCGKPLTVDLLLEIPDKCFRNEDYLNMRYHYKRAHFLCHLADGLTKQSKYPLVAKVNFVSLKGDVLKPVLEVTPADEKFAKRVRFIIHAATVAKFSPKRFLPEKNNVRPAMIGEETQLDSALCPTPHYNSSILYDLCLLKNQEFLESVLQSDHVRQAIILLKIWLHQRQFDEGFYGFDGAIATFFVVHLMQARKIFKTMSSYQIIRLFWNQLANSHWDTAGIFLEANGTTDLTMYHKFYEVVFVDSSGILNICANMSADLYRRVKEEAAVAIQLLDNTKINSFIPLFLNKYPVYTQYDHILNIEKPDLIRSVVDTFGSDSDKLNYFNNPYAHFRMMVVQLLRRGLGQRVKFLVPIQVRATNELNLTIGFLLNAQEAFSVVDKGPEAIEKAASDDYRNFWRGKSELRRFKDGSITESCIWGASTDSIGQKRLICRKIALYLLNAHYDITESKLNYLTHQFEVSVKPDDSDQHETVEERSLACIRTFDNLSRIMKTLDDLPLTINALIGTDPVFRYAEPDPPRATAKCLLVDGQLVFLASHVVNATIQLEASGKWPEQLEAIRRLKAAFYLKFAESIRVYAGTSAELVPQAYSDYLDVMYEKYLFRFRIIHQREITLLREYLSDNRITKLYHDTDQSIQLEMQATILPKLTSILHGLHQQHFSFGSVAAMAKRWLYAQLIDPFLWPDECTELLVASMYTKQSPTLQPQAGFMRFLEYLANTDWSKELVVLNFNEEIPEEKVEELEKQFVDCRSSFPPLAIVTSCDADRFGLFSRRAPSQEVLNRVVLLAKHAVSLIEHNLSVVRNRVHVFYKPSFDGYDLIIHLDASIVPAIGITNIDNFSHGKKEYLVVEEPKDPAAGFNPVQFYLTELREAYRKYAVFFYDHCGGDRIAVLWRPDALEEKPFTTTNVNGRYFTEEKSLKLNTEALIRDFEILGRGLIRSIERK